The DNA sequence taagtatataattaatttaagtctaaaaataaaaattttacatgTTAGTAACCTATTATAGCaggttataaaaaaatataaccatcatggttacaattttactattttactgTAACCATCACGGTtatatagataaaataatttttaaccatCACGGTtatatagataaaataatttttttaagcatttttttttaaaaaaaaaactctcacAATTTTTAagcattttaaaaaagaagtcataacttatttaattttcatattttccATATTAATTGTAGAGATATGTGAGAAGATACATTTGGTGTGTTGATGGAccaattaaatttaataaattccTCTATATTATTAAAACATACAAACTTtttatatttgataattttcttagttAAAGGCACTatcattatataaataataagctGAATTAATAAAATCTCAACACTTAATTAgcaaaactaaaaatttaataatttacgttacattttattaattatagaaTATAAATGTAAGAAACTAAATTTACACAGATTAAATAATACGTAAATATCTCAATTATTCATTGAAGAATTGGAATGATATTCTTTAAATATCTttataaatagaataattagcttttttagtccttgtacttatgacactatactatgaTGCCCCTTAATTTATAAGTGTAGTTAAAAATACCCCTAAAATATATCAATTGGAATAGTATAATTCTTCTATCTAATTCTGTTAAAATTGACTAAAGTTGactgttaaattaataatgtggcattatacatagatagtagttgaaaaattatataccattaggaaaataaattacaagtcataaaaattacaatcacaggaaaaaaaaaatgaaaaataacatcccaaaaaatagaatatcattaccttaattttccaaaaatctcatattctttctagtgatatccatctcttcaaatactgtagaatcctaattttacacgtttttctaatttgaactgctaaaaaacgattggaattattttaataaaattatttttattaaatttttttaaaaaggttatgaaattattttttaatcatctttcattgtcagttattatgccacctcatagtcaattttccctctaaaaagagatgaaattactactctatcctttgttataataccacatcatcaatacaaacggtatttttaaacaaaataaacagaaggactaaatgtatgcatataaaattatacaaggactatttgtaacaagctgaatagattaaggggcataatagtatagtgtcataagtacagggggtaaaaaagataattattcttataaatATCTCTCAACcacaaattaatatttatacatatacacacaaatactaatataatatatataatataagagaTCACGAATACCCAAATGATTGGTCAATCCTTACCTTTCACTATTTAGTCAGTCTcacttcaatttcaaaattaagaaagaggtcgaaaaaaaaaaaaaaaaaagagtgtacaatgtctagaaaaaataaaaaatagaaacaaagaATACATAgatttcataaaattttattgctatatctttatatattaaaagtgcctatctaacggcatttcttggtttaacattttggtttaacagaatatacttaaaaataaaagaatattctgttaaatttaacgattaggtttgatctcccgttaaaaaataaactcaataattaaacccaaaaaattaaataatcttttaaataaacaatcttttaaatattaataatctctttttaaattaaaaaaatcatcttagccacatatctctctaacaaacctatcttgggagaatattaataatttttttctttattttttaaaaaagaaaaatatagataaaatatctagaaaagataatataaattaaaagaagattgattgtgttggcttagagatttttgggcttgggcttaaaaaaataataaaaaaaagatgaagtgggttgtaattagtatttaccttatatgtttgtgcttatttttagttttatttttaattttaccaccaagaggagaaggttgaaaaatattagaatatgaaaatattattggtgcttattagtaatttgcaaagaatgtgaaagtctataaatatatagttgtgtagctattattagatatgaaatgagataatagaacttttttcaattggaagattaatgtacattttactattaataacatacattattataacacaactatgttttacttactaaatatactgacacatattttatttttataaaacaaatcgttcaaataattatactattttaattattaattaaaataaaaaactaaaatattaaataaaactaacactacgtggcttgacacgtaacaatcacctagtatatatatatatatatatgtataattagtttatgaaaGAAAAATAGCCATCTCATTAAATTCTTAGGGCCGTAAGATCATAGGGGGTGGCTTTTTAAATTTCTATAGATTTATTAAccatcttttaatttaattcaaatgtaatatgtatattagtataaaaattgaaaagtcacatatatataattaatcatcattaaaggaaaataatatgtatatactcTCGatcgtaaaattataaaaaaacaggatacattttttatatatacatatataatatatttatgtgtaaaaaaaatgtaatttttaatattacaataataaatgtaattttttaatattttaataataattattattaattattttttaaaaaaaaatctaagaaattatggaaaaaaaaatgagaaagcaacgaaataaaaagaaaactcACACACCATCTCGTGTCATGTCACCTCACTTAGTATcacaattataataatatattttttaaatatttgaagtaataataatacaatttttatatatatacatatatttatgtgtatatatatgaaaaacaaAACTACGAACAAACCGAAACTACATTTATAACTTACTGAAAAAATTTCTTACCGAAACTACATTTATAACTTACTGAAAAAATTTCTTTTGTACCAGtcaaaaggaaaaaataaagaatgagaAATAAGAGTTGATGTTTAGATGAAAGGGTACATTTGAGGAGAGATTTCAATGGAGAAAAGATTAACCTGTGATTGTAGATGCATGTGTCATGTACTGAGACTCTATTTTGAGTTATTTAATCTTCAATACAGATAAAAGAATTGTCTTTCCTAAAAAAATTgtagcaaaaataaaaaatatataagagcCATAAAATATATCATGATGAgttaagaaaagagagagagagaaaaagaatagatttttttttttttttttgaaatcagaAAAAGAATAGATTGAGTTAGAGCACTTACTCGGTTTGAGTTTTTTTTAGTTATAGTATGTGTTATATATCTtgacaatataaatatatatattgaagaaGCGGAAAAGATTGTtagtaatataaataaaatatacaatgtaTTGAATGatagtaaattttaaaactCAAACAAATTTAAATGGTATAATAGTTATAgaaacaatattaaaataataataacattaaataaaacCTAAAAGACATTATATTCATAATGAGGAAGAGAAATAGatgatattaaatatattaatgataAAAAGTTATAActgataaaaatatattaatgatattaaatatattaaatatattaatatattaaataattatcatatttttttcaaataaaaattcaaaaaatccaCAAATTAGATAATTTAGAATATTAGAAGGAGAACTTGCCATGTCATCTTGATTAGCAAgggaattatataaatatatagattttttGATAACTTggcaatattttatttttattctttgctTAATATTTCTAATTTGTTATCTTAAAACTGCCCTATTCTTTATCATATAAAGAGAACAATTGAAAGAAGCTAGGTAGAGATGTAGCTGCTATATTGTTCAAGACTTGGTAGGTTTCCAATTGTCAACTCAACATGGTAGATGCTCAAAAATTAGTTCCTTAGTTTAGTTTAGTAGCTAATTAGTACTTCCCAATAGTAAATGTTTGAAACTTTGACATATCAATATTGCAAGCTAATCTTAATGCACTAATACTGACATTTTTTTCTGCTTTTATGTAGGGATGATTTCTTGTCGAAGGGATTCAAATTAGTGTTGTGAATGACGCTAGCGCTACAGGTattgtttatattgtttattattattattattattattattattattattattaatttgttaGAGATAGAATTTTTCTATTAGTTATAATATATCACATGCTCCTTTTAGAGCTATTTATTAATGATTCTTGGAGCTTTTATTTCATGCTTTCATTTTGCTTTTCTAATCTTATCTTCAGCATTTCTTTTCAGTTTCAGGGAACTATTCAGGGTTTAGTTGATGTGAATCATGTTCATATTTAAAAAACTTTGATAAATTTCCTCTATATATTATAGCTCTCATTTTTGCTCTGGAAACTAACTACACTTTTGTGTTTATCATACAAACctccatatatattatattgaaaGAAGGTTATTGTACATCTGTTCATTTCTCAATACTATCAAATTTAACTTAAAATACTAAATGCGTGAAGCTAGATATGTGTGAATTTTGCCTGCTAATCTTATTGCAATTACATACATTATTCCATGCTTTGAAATTGAGTAGGGATGATTTCCTGTCAAAGGGATTCAAACTGGTGCTGTAAATGGATGGAAGCacaggtatatatatatgtttgtttatattattttgttactTTGTTAGACAtggttctttttctttattttcttttttaatttcagGGGACTGATCAGGATTAGTTCGATGTTTGAGTCTCGCATGGAGGAATCGTGTTCAACTTTGCATGTCATATTTTGGTAAACTCTTTTTTGACAAGGTGGCCATGTTAGTAGTTTTAAAGTAGGATTCAGTCTCCGtttcaaaaaacaaaagtagGGTTCATTGATACAGTTGTGTGTACTCTGGGATGGATCATTGACCAGCTTTTCATGTCATGTTTTGGAAGCTTAGTgttaaaatactttgaaactaAAGTGCATTTCATATGTTTCGAATTTCATTCTCCATATAATTATATCACGTAGAATTACCTTTGCTTTAAATTCACAAAGCGCACACAACATGTGAAAGTAAACACGTATCATAGTAAATGAAAAATCAACGAACACATAAATTTTGCCTATGATCTATGTAACAGTAAATATATAAACAAGGGACTACAAAGGGTAGAAAAGCATTCTAATAACTGCTAATAATTATTGTGTAGGTTTTCCATATGATTTGATAATGTCCATGAAAACAtggcttaaattttttttgtaaatatcatTTTGAGTCTTTCTCAGCAGCTATAAACAAAGCTAAGAACAAAATGGTGGAATTAAATCTAGACTAAAGCGTACAATGAAGCTACATAATCCTTTTTGAGGTGAATATACTTTAGTCCATCCATTCTTAACAGTCAAATTATCTTTGTTAGATTAAACTATAGTACTCATCCTTGCTTTTTctactcttttttttatttatttatttttgaaatgattaatcaccttattattattattatttttttgaacaaaagTCACTTTAAAAGTTTATGATTTATAATGAAGACATTATTACTTGGTGAAAGATAAGTCATTGTTGTCTAGCCAAAGGATATGTTTAGCAAAATAAGAACTACAAAAAAATTGTTGCGAGGCAACATCAATAAAAGCTATATCGATAACAATTTATACATTGAGCTCGTTCGGTCTGTAATATATCTAGAAGCATAAATCAAATTAATaagcataaataaatatatttttggattaacaGAAAATTATATCCTAATCAATacttatttttcgaaaaaaataaaaaataaatagctTAAACAcccttatattaaattaaatagccCATATACTTATTTTTGGATGCATACTTATTTCTAATGACCCCTAAATTAAGTCATTAAAAATTTATCAAAACAGTAAATCATATTTTAGACCGTAAaagatttaatataataaattttaaaaaataaagctaACTAATTGCACGATTAGCAATACTTGTATCATCTTCATTGTCATATAGCTATTGGCGTctcatattatttaatttatttacttttaaagaATATAACTAATCAATTTACCTCTAAAAGGTAGTACTGTCCAATAaatgaaagtattttttttttttttttgagactgAGTTTCTTTTAATCTTTTTCTAGCTTAGGGTGTATTTTGggttgatttttatcatttgATTGGAAGCTAGTGTTAGTGTAGGTAGGTGCACCAACTTAAGGTGTACCCGTTTGCACATTAATCCCACTAGCCATGAGACGAGACTTGTTGTACAATCCATCCCTAGCTAGGCCCCTACCATAGTTTCAATGTGACTCCTGCTATGACCCATTGACTCTACCTAAAATATCGTAGTAACCTCTTACCCAAGTAACCAGCAACGACCGCCAATGACGACGACCCTCCCATCGGAGATCATCACCGACATACTTGTTCGGCTTTCCGTCAAGGACCTCATCCGCTACAGGTGCGTATCCAAGCCATGGTGCTCCTTGATCGACGGCCCTGATTTCATCAAAAGTCACCTCAACTACTCCAACGCCGGTCTGGTTCTCAGCTGGAGCGACATCTACTGCGTCGACCTGAATAATCTTAACTCCGCCGTCGAACTCAATCACCCAATCGATT is a window from the Cannabis sativa cultivar Pink pepper isolate KNU-18-1 chromosome 1, ASM2916894v1, whole genome shotgun sequence genome containing:
- the LOC115708303 gene encoding F-box protein CPR1 isoform X2, yielding MTTTLPSEIITDILVRLSVKDLIRYRCVSKPWCSLIDGPDFIKSHLNYSNAGLVLSWSDIYCVDLNNLNSAVELNHPIDFEGGTTAVLGSCNGLLVLFNSYDDVALWNPFTKRLKFIA
- the LOC115708303 gene encoding F-box protein CPR1 isoform X1; the encoded protein is MTTTLPSEIITDILVRLSVKDLIRYRCVSKPWCSLIDGPDFIKSHLNYSNAGLVLSWSDIYCVDLNNLNSAVELNHPIDFEGGTTAVLGSCNGLLVLFNSYDDVALWNPFTKRKLPLPDC
- the LOC115708303 gene encoding F-box protein CPR1 isoform X3; its protein translation is MTTTLPSEIITDILVRLSVKDLIRYRCVSKPWCSLIDGPDFIKSHLNYSNAGLVLSWSDIYCVDLNNLNSAVELNHPIDFEGGTTAVLGSCNGLLVLFNSYDDVALWNPFTKRSY